The Primulina tabacum isolate GXHZ01 chromosome 16, ASM2559414v2, whole genome shotgun sequence genome window below encodes:
- the LOC142528404 gene encoding putative mitochondrial protein AtMg00860, translated as MSDTVLISKALYRLSLAEMEELKDQIHELLDKVFIRPSHSPWGVTSKEEHSQHLRTTLQILQDRKLYEKFTKCEFLLERVVFLGRIISRDGVEVDPSKVKAVKEWLVPKRVTKIHSFLELACYYRKFIQGFSSIVVPLIAFTKKNAKFIWGSEYQESFDKLKQALISVPILSMPLGQGEYVFYTDASKLGLGTVLM; from the exons atgtcggACACTGTGCTAATTTCTAAGGCACTCTATCGTCTATCACTCGCCGAAATGGAAGAGTTAAAggatcaaattcatgaattgcTGGACAAAGTCTTTATTCGTCCTAGCCATTCTCCATGGGGCGTaacg agcaaagaggagcatagtcaacATTTGAGGACAACACTACAAATACTGCAAGATAGGAAATTATATGAAAAGTTCACCAAGTGTGAATTTTTGCTCGAGAGAGTGGTTTTCTTAGGCCGCATCATTTCCAGAGATGGAGTTgaggttgatccgagtaaagtcaAGGCAGTTAAAGAATGGCTCGTACCGAAGAGAGTAACCAAGATCCATAGTTTCCTAGAACTAGCTTGTTATTACCGAAAGTTCATACaaggattctcctctattgtgGTACCCTTGATCGCCTttacaaagaagaatgcaaagttcaTATGGGGATCCGAATACCAAgaaagttttgacaagttgaagcaagctttgattTCAGTACCAATATTATCTATGCCAttggggcaaggagagtatgttttTTATACGGACGCTTCGAAACTTGGGTTAGGCACAGTTCTGATGTAA